In the Enterococcus saigonensis genome, one interval contains:
- a CDS encoding glycosyltransferase family 2 protein: MIFTIVSIWISVFFSLITVFGAIKFLLKNLKPPKRILEPLAEYPLVTIVVPAHNEEIVIKDTVQAVLRLNYPVNRLEILVFADNCTDNTYAEALSVKNLPQFAEHDIKVIERSGTGGKSGVLNDALEQAKGDWLCVYDADAMPEQNALYFLVKKALEDKKRYAAVFGRNKTRNYKQNFLTRCINLEVVTTQRIQHTGLWELFKIGHIPGTNFIIQKQYVKEIGGWDNGALTEDTALSFKIMEQGKLIALAHQSEAFQQEPETINVYYHQRKRWAKGNYEVITGNLKHLFNRSNWRIKWEIFYYINTFFWFNCAIVISTLIFWANLIVMLLNTFDLNFQLPFTFGGGNRQIAAILLVNWGLMFAIYLLQINVALVSQYGQATTENFLYSVASYFTYSQLFLAVSVVAFFSLLFDRILKRDGTKWYKTQRFND, from the coding sequence ATGATATTTACGATTGTCTCCATTTGGATTTCTGTCTTCTTTTCTTTAATAACTGTTTTTGGGGCTATTAAATTTTTGCTAAAAAACCTTAAACCACCCAAAAGAATTTTAGAACCCTTAGCAGAATATCCTCTGGTCACAATTGTCGTTCCTGCTCATAATGAAGAAATTGTTATTAAAGATACAGTTCAAGCAGTATTACGATTAAATTACCCTGTTAATCGTTTGGAAATTCTTGTTTTTGCAGATAACTGTACCGATAATACTTACGCAGAAGCTTTGAGTGTTAAAAACCTTCCTCAGTTTGCAGAACATGACATTAAAGTTATAGAACGCAGTGGTACTGGAGGCAAATCAGGTGTTTTAAACGATGCTTTAGAACAAGCAAAAGGTGATTGGTTGTGTGTTTATGATGCAGATGCAATGCCAGAACAAAATGCGCTTTATTTTCTGGTCAAAAAAGCACTTGAGGACAAAAAACGATATGCCGCCGTTTTTGGGCGTAATAAAACACGAAACTATAAACAAAATTTTCTTACGCGCTGCATTAATTTAGAAGTTGTAACTACACAGCGCATTCAACATACCGGGTTGTGGGAATTATTTAAAATTGGACATATTCCTGGAACAAATTTCATTATTCAAAAACAATATGTCAAAGAAATCGGTGGTTGGGATAACGGCGCCTTAACAGAAGATACTGCCTTATCTTTTAAGATTATGGAACAAGGAAAATTAATTGCTCTAGCCCATCAATCAGAAGCTTTCCAACAAGAACCAGAAACAATTAATGTTTACTATCATCAACGAAAACGTTGGGCCAAAGGGAACTACGAGGTTATAACCGGAAACTTAAAACATTTATTTAATCGCAGCAATTGGCGCATTAAATGGGAAATATTTTATTACATCAACACCTTTTTTTGGTTTAACTGTGCCATTGTTATTTCGACCCTTATTTTCTGGGCTAACTTAATTGTGATGCTTTTGAATACTTTTGATTTAAATTTCCAACTGCCTTTTACTTTTGGAGGCGGTAATCGCCAAATTGCAGCGATTTTATTAGTTAACTGGGGATTAATGTTTGCAATTTATCTATTGCAAATAAACGTAGCTTTGGTAAGTCAATATGGACAAGCTACTACTGAAAATTTTTTATACTCTGTTGCCTCTTATTTTACTTATTCCCAACTCTTTTTAGCTGTTTCTGTAGTCGCATTCTTTTCATTACTGTTTGATCGCATCTTAAAACGTGATGGAACGAAATGGTATAAAACACAACGCTTTAACGATTAA
- a CDS encoding glycosyl hydrolase family 8: MKQKPLLLWGVAIVLLTSYVAILFRTIDDNERNIQSNIYQKWREHYVVQTKNGAYVNTGVKTPTTLSEAQGYGMVITVLAAEKGFASESEFRELQRYYTHYQIGENNHLMQWRQSQTKKGWQSDSLHNATDGDLDIAYSLIKASKLWPQSKYDYASAANNLLADIKNYNYNEETGFLTVGDWATVDQKASKILRPSDIMPAYFTTFYSFTKDSFWNHLNIRGIELLQILSEQSKTGLMPDFAWIKSDNTLTPAKPNQVNNQYDGDYSANACRIPLRLMKSDQEQVAPILAKMLDFFSMQKFVYAGYTLKGKALVDYQNQSFSAPVLAAAYQEDPYSGLVTSQKWVVEEPIHGKNYYDETLKVLAVLEMYSK, from the coding sequence ATGAAACAAAAGCCATTATTATTATGGGGTGTGGCCATTGTATTATTAACGTCTTATGTTGCAATCTTATTTCGAACAATAGACGACAACGAACGAAATATCCAAAGTAACATTTACCAAAAATGGCGCGAACATTATGTCGTTCAAACCAAAAATGGAGCTTACGTAAATACTGGTGTCAAAACCCCTACAACATTATCAGAAGCGCAGGGCTACGGAATGGTGATCACGGTTTTAGCAGCCGAAAAAGGATTTGCATCAGAAAGTGAATTTCGTGAGCTTCAGCGTTACTATACTCACTATCAAATCGGGGAAAATAACCATTTGATGCAGTGGCGGCAATCACAGACAAAAAAAGGCTGGCAATCAGATAGTCTGCATAATGCCACAGATGGTGATTTAGATATTGCTTATAGTTTAATTAAAGCAAGTAAATTATGGCCCCAAAGTAAATATGATTATGCTAGTGCTGCGAATAATCTTTTAGCAGATATCAAAAATTACAACTACAACGAAGAAACTGGTTTTCTAACAGTTGGTGATTGGGCAACAGTTGATCAAAAAGCCAGCAAAATTTTACGACCTTCTGATATCATGCCGGCATATTTTACAACCTTTTATTCATTTACCAAAGACTCTTTTTGGAATCATTTAAACATACGCGGAATCGAGTTGTTACAAATTTTAAGTGAGCAATCTAAAACTGGTCTGATGCCAGATTTTGCTTGGATAAAAAGCGATAATACACTTACCCCCGCCAAACCAAATCAAGTAAATAATCAATACGACGGCGATTATTCTGCTAATGCTTGTCGCATTCCTTTGCGATTAATGAAATCTGATCAAGAACAAGTAGCACCTATTCTAGCAAAAATGTTGGATTTCTTCTCGATGCAAAAATTTGTTTATGCAGGATATACGCTCAAGGGAAAAGCGCTTGTCGACTACCAAAATCAAAGTTTTTCTGCTCCTGTTTTGGCTGCGGCCTATCAGGAAGATCCCTATAGTGGTCTAGTAACTTCTCAAAAATGGGTAGTCGAAGAACCGATTCACGGAAAAAATTATTACGATGAAACGTTAAAGGTTTTAGCTGTACTCGAAATGTATAGCAAGTAA
- a CDS encoding DUF916 and DUF3324 domain-containing protein — MSVKRRIFLCFIFFMIFFIPVKGYAAQTSNVDYSVEPILPANQIKRGNTFFDLKVLPNQKQTLKIKINNFAKTQQTFHIRVNDAQTNSNLVIDYNNFETNGFIGAKKISTMIEYPKTITIPAQKSGIVSLNLSVLNQSFDGILLGGIQVQKEKPKKKTNENTFTTEYDYIIGLMLSENEKKIVPELKFVSVKPSVIENNAGVEIQLQNVKPINIAAVTLNGYIYKDKSPKPVISRIIKNGSIAPESSFKIAFFNGEMGKTKPLEPGNYLLKLTLEEKNGQRWDFEEEFEITKKQAQTVNNHVFVVKKDNTLLYGIMGVLLAILLLLLLLVVKKYKKKQH, encoded by the coding sequence GTGAGCGTGAAAAGGCGTATTTTCTTGTGTTTCATTTTTTTTATGATTTTTTTTATACCAGTGAAAGGCTATGCTGCACAAACGAGTAATGTGGATTATAGCGTAGAGCCTATTTTACCAGCTAATCAAATCAAAAGAGGTAATACTTTTTTTGATTTAAAAGTATTACCAAATCAGAAACAGACGCTTAAAATTAAAATTAATAATTTTGCTAAAACACAACAGACCTTTCACATTCGCGTCAATGATGCACAAACAAATAGCAACCTAGTCATTGATTACAATAATTTTGAAACGAATGGTTTTATTGGCGCAAAAAAAATCTCAACTATGATTGAGTATCCAAAAACAATTACCATTCCAGCTCAAAAAAGTGGGATTGTTTCTTTGAATCTGTCTGTTTTAAATCAATCCTTTGATGGAATTTTATTAGGAGGCATTCAAGTACAAAAAGAGAAGCCCAAGAAAAAAACAAATGAGAATACTTTTACGACGGAATATGATTATATTATCGGCTTGATGTTGTCTGAAAACGAAAAAAAAATCGTCCCTGAATTAAAGTTCGTTTCTGTAAAGCCTTCTGTTATCGAGAATAATGCAGGTGTAGAGATTCAGTTACAAAACGTCAAACCGATAAATATCGCTGCTGTGACCTTGAATGGGTATATTTATAAAGACAAAAGTCCAAAACCAGTGATTAGTCGCATCATTAAAAATGGAAGCATTGCACCAGAATCTTCATTTAAGATTGCTTTTTTCAATGGCGAAATGGGTAAAACAAAACCGCTGGAACCTGGTAATTATTTGCTAAAACTAACGTTAGAAGAAAAAAATGGCCAGAGATGGGATTTTGAAGAAGAATTCGAAATTACTAAAAAACAAGCACAAACTGTTAATAACCATGTTTTTGTGGTAAAAAAAGATAATACTTTATTGTATGGGATTATGGGTGTGTTACTAGCAATATTACTGTTATTACTTTTGTTAGTAGTGAAGAAGTACAAAAAGAAACAGCACTAA
- a CDS encoding LPXTG cell wall anchor domain-containing protein, whose translation MKKIYGLIGKFFLGGLIFLFCVMPPRVALANSATSKMTNHMQIELYEKDKNKNSSLSGNHQFYPKTGEIQVMGYTFVGTSFIVFSLFVFFEKRRKHDEES comes from the coding sequence ATGAAAAAAATTTATGGTTTAATTGGGAAATTTTTTTTAGGCGGACTCATTTTCCTTTTTTGTGTCATGCCGCCAAGAGTCGCTTTAGCAAATTCTGCAACTAGTAAGATGACAAATCATATGCAAATCGAATTATACGAAAAGGATAAAAACAAAAATTCATCGCTTTCAGGTAATCATCAGTTTTATCCTAAAACAGGTGAAATACAAGTGATGGGCTATACTTTTGTAGGGACGTCATTTATCGTATTTTCTTTGTTCGTTTTCTTTGAAAAAAGGAGGAAGCACGATGAAGAAAGTTAG
- a CDS encoding L-type lectin family protein has protein sequence MLKRKSMYFLWRLSLLMLILAPSVKAFAITTSNLSQIEVASLKTNAAAFKLSFDETDKRHPFWQLQILQKSPELTNLKIKIEFDGQQKDISLKNENTDSNLLKDETGYYFLTNETTLWKMKSQTEAKIKISVYGCGENNQYLGSLSATKPQSVTTSSTSDTGSTVISDSNEIAETQTQNSAEGSSESKQSTPDAKTDESENTSASVTADRHGQVMKKITPKNANLRAAQTGNPEVPKGAILLDGVFGDINVVGNQGSSGVNTIQDANVNNGIPYSEITLSGTRNWLSIWSNEQYKMDFSTTFHGRTYINFGKGADADGLAFVMQNENAKALTSANTADDGQNIGVYGNNQTNLFGNNKPDSKAIKKSVAIEFDLYSNNDGTHVFDRDNPTTPHMAYTFPGNLSKGYKSTSWLGENYWGVNDKAVVRHHDLKLLNGVVGDNIRDGTWYEFRYDFDSNTKTFSYYLKNPVTGSKTQTTVIPWSDLSSELGLSASNMKAYWGFTGSNGAASGTVKFVFTQVPIDLSTKIENDVLVADKSIVDIEDHESFTEDLPSASDKDTLTFHTRFSVEEGEAALKINNWKSNVSIHDIDLAKGISNINAKIGDKNYPGEARIFQQTGEIQITFNDLQVKPGEDVYFSYTAIPKKHTQTSKSYFLSHITTTEIGNNTPGDFLSKQVAFWIKGNEPPKLTQLVTTKENFTDFIDAFGYTFFYQDNDEDDLTYEVRINGTLVAGNQPLKGAEVSQQVQYTDKAQIDLLNVATNFKRGENTLQVSLSDGVNPRVTANTTFMVTGYFGFEELTDHYDWRYAKTNLPDEDTPMSRQAAMKIKIRDTRDAVYSKNVKIKFTATATNGALVTDRFTFTNQSLTNLSLPVNKELNFDRQEGLLLKLNNNCDKTTATGNAIWTIMDAP, from the coding sequence ATGCTCAAAAGAAAGAGTATGTATTTTTTATGGCGTCTCAGTCTACTAATGCTTATACTTGCACCGAGCGTGAAGGCATTTGCTATCACTACATCAAACCTTTCACAAATTGAAGTGGCGTCATTAAAAACTAATGCTGCAGCGTTCAAGTTATCTTTTGATGAAACTGACAAACGACATCCTTTTTGGCAATTACAGATACTACAAAAAAGCCCAGAGTTGACTAATTTAAAAATAAAGATTGAATTTGACGGACAACAAAAAGATATCTCTTTAAAAAACGAAAATACAGATTCGAATCTTTTAAAAGATGAAACAGGTTATTATTTTTTAACAAATGAAACTACGCTATGGAAAATGAAATCGCAGACTGAAGCAAAAATCAAAATCAGTGTTTATGGATGTGGGGAAAACAATCAGTATTTGGGGAGCTTGTCTGCAACGAAACCACAATCTGTAACAACTAGTAGTACGAGTGATACGGGTTCTACTGTTATTTCAGACAGTAACGAAATTGCTGAAACGCAAACACAAAACTCCGCAGAAGGGTCAAGTGAAAGTAAACAGAGCACCCCCGATGCTAAAACAGATGAAAGTGAGAACACAAGTGCGAGTGTGACAGCTGACAGACATGGTCAGGTAATGAAAAAAATAACGCCTAAAAATGCCAATCTTCGAGCTGCACAAACAGGAAATCCCGAAGTTCCCAAAGGGGCAATTTTATTAGATGGTGTTTTTGGTGACATCAATGTAGTAGGCAATCAAGGTAGCAGTGGTGTGAATACTATTCAGGATGCGAATGTGAATAATGGTATTCCTTATTCAGAAATTACACTTTCTGGGACGCGCAACTGGCTTTCTATTTGGTCAAACGAACAGTATAAAATGGATTTTTCGACAACTTTTCATGGTCGAACTTATATTAACTTTGGTAAAGGCGCTGATGCAGATGGTTTAGCCTTTGTTATGCAAAATGAAAATGCAAAAGCTTTAACGAGTGCGAATACTGCAGACGATGGACAAAATATTGGCGTGTATGGGAATAATCAGACGAACCTTTTCGGTAATAATAAACCAGACAGTAAAGCAATTAAAAAATCTGTTGCAATTGAGTTTGACTTATATAGTAATAATGATGGCACTCATGTATTTGACCGTGATAATCCAACGACTCCTCATATGGCATATACTTTTCCTGGAAATCTTTCAAAAGGATATAAATCAACGAGTTGGTTGGGAGAAAACTATTGGGGTGTAAACGATAAAGCCGTTGTACGGCATCACGATTTAAAATTACTAAATGGAGTTGTGGGTGACAATATTCGCGATGGTACTTGGTATGAATTCCGATATGACTTTGATTCGAATACAAAAACCTTTTCTTATTATTTGAAAAACCCTGTGACCGGTTCAAAAACACAAACCACGGTTATTCCTTGGTCGGATTTGAGTAGTGAATTAGGCCTTTCTGCTTCTAATATGAAAGCTTATTGGGGATTTACAGGATCAAACGGTGCGGCTAGTGGAACCGTTAAATTTGTTTTTACACAAGTTCCTATCGATTTAAGTACTAAAATTGAAAATGATGTTTTGGTAGCAGATAAATCAATTGTAGATATAGAAGATCATGAAAGCTTTACGGAAGATTTACCTAGCGCTTCAGATAAGGACACATTAACTTTTCACACCCGTTTTTCTGTCGAGGAAGGAGAAGCTGCCTTAAAAATCAATAACTGGAAATCTAATGTCAGTATACATGATATTGATTTAGCAAAAGGAATTTCAAATATTAATGCAAAAATTGGTGATAAAAACTATCCAGGAGAAGCACGTATTTTCCAACAAACAGGAGAAATTCAAATTACTTTTAATGACTTACAGGTTAAACCGGGTGAAGATGTCTACTTTTCTTATACTGCAATACCAAAAAAACATACACAAACAAGCAAATCGTATTTTTTAAGTCATATTACAACTACGGAAATTGGGAATAATACACCGGGAGATTTTCTAAGTAAACAAGTGGCCTTTTGGATTAAAGGAAATGAACCGCCAAAACTCACCCAATTAGTAACAACAAAAGAGAATTTTACTGACTTCATTGATGCTTTTGGTTATACATTTTTTTACCAAGACAATGATGAAGATGACTTAACTTATGAGGTAAGAATAAATGGCACGTTAGTCGCTGGAAATCAGCCTTTAAAAGGAGCGGAGGTAAGTCAACAAGTTCAGTATACGGATAAAGCACAAATTGATTTATTAAACGTAGCGACTAATTTTAAACGGGGAGAAAATACATTACAAGTAAGTTTAAGTGATGGGGTTAATCCTCGTGTAACAGCCAATACTACCTTCATGGTTACAGGATATTTTGGCTTTGAAGAATTAACGGACCACTATGATTGGCGCTATGCAAAAACTAATTTACCAGATGAGGATACCCCTATGTCTCGTCAAGCAGCTATGAAAATTAAAATTCGTGATACAAGAGATGCTGTTTATTCAAAAAATGTCAAAATAAAATTTACTGCTACCGCAACTAATGGAGCACTTGTGACGGATCGGTTTACTTTTACTAATCAATCACTGACGAATTTGTCTTTACCCGTCAATAAAGAATTGAATTTCGATAGGCAAGAAGGCCTTTTATTGAAGTTAAATAACAACTGCGATAAAACAACTGCCACAGGAAATGCGATTTGGACAATAATGGATGCACCTTAA
- a CDS encoding helix-turn-helix domain-containing protein: MDFRVFFDRKTKIQFSILLFLIEKGAPVRKDELKEVGNISSFILEHSLEELTDLMSEMQMKMKILYQEETNTYSIKKYSQAELETLYYYFVKRSLFYKLILYLYHNSRYTIPILCQELCISEATVYRNIVHANQLLEEFGLVIKNGKIHGDDLQLCHFFFQFFWNSFSLSELEQLVSDYEILCFTDLLEKKLSMKMTRTTKIRICLWCRMLKVNALRKNQLSKTVFNLLEVFRLDPMFQRVKECYFLSLSYSAIFGTDYTAACIYLFLSASFPYAMQVRYELNEKGWPTYLDDVIQINEMVLKKIHTVFSTANTEPIKSHDFYSLYLLSQTHTAILYLKGKIIDYNSEFFFKHLPQNSIEIANHPFIETIVQSVEKDIEKKLDHTDRLYLSWVYSYVAMQVIQNNHEPISIGVHLSKTPLLTVIYIDQLKQIYGSLGNILIDIASASNHYDILIADDTLSTYDFSFDQFFCIQDITQTSQYSLQEILNATKRKETPCEL, encoded by the coding sequence ATGGATTTTAGAGTCTTTTTTGATCGAAAAACAAAAATTCAATTTTCTATACTATTATTCTTAATCGAGAAAGGAGCACCGGTAAGAAAAGATGAGCTTAAAGAAGTAGGCAACATTTCGTCCTTTATTTTAGAACACTCATTAGAGGAATTAACTGATTTAATGTCGGAAATGCAGATGAAAATGAAAATTTTATACCAAGAAGAAACAAATACTTATAGCATAAAAAAATATTCGCAAGCAGAGCTCGAGACCTTGTATTATTATTTTGTTAAAAGGTCTCTTTTTTATAAACTCATTTTATACCTCTATCATAATTCAAGGTATACCATACCCATCTTATGCCAGGAACTTTGTATCAGCGAGGCAACTGTTTACCGCAATATTGTTCACGCTAATCAATTGTTAGAAGAATTTGGCTTGGTGATTAAAAATGGTAAAATTCACGGTGATGATCTACAGCTTTGTCATTTTTTCTTTCAGTTTTTTTGGAACTCTTTCTCATTATCTGAGCTGGAGCAATTGGTTTCAGATTATGAAATTTTGTGTTTTACCGATCTCTTGGAGAAAAAATTGAGTATGAAAATGACACGAACAACAAAAATTAGGATTTGTTTGTGGTGTCGCATGTTAAAGGTTAACGCTCTAAGAAAAAACCAATTATCAAAAACCGTATTTAATCTTCTTGAAGTCTTTCGTTTAGATCCTATGTTTCAACGCGTCAAAGAATGTTACTTTCTTTCACTAAGTTATTCTGCTATTTTTGGTACAGATTATACAGCAGCTTGCATTTACTTGTTTTTATCTGCATCTTTTCCCTATGCTATGCAGGTTCGCTACGAGTTAAATGAAAAAGGTTGGCCGACTTATTTGGATGACGTTATTCAAATAAATGAAATGGTTTTAAAAAAAATTCACACTGTTTTTTCAACGGCAAATACAGAACCCATAAAATCCCATGATTTCTATTCTCTTTATCTTTTATCGCAAACGCATACTGCAATTTTATATTTAAAAGGAAAGATCATTGACTATAATAGTGAATTTTTTTTTAAACACTTGCCACAAAACAGTATCGAAATAGCCAATCACCCCTTCATTGAAACAATTGTACAGTCTGTTGAAAAAGATATTGAAAAAAAACTCGACCATACTGACCGTCTCTACTTATCTTGGGTATATTCTTACGTCGCTATGCAGGTTATTCAAAATAATCATGAACCAATTTCCATTGGTGTCCACCTTAGCAAAACACCTCTGTTGACAGTTATTTATATTGATCAGTTGAAGCAAATTTATGGCTCCTTGGGAAATATTCTTATCGATATTGCAAGCGCATCCAATCACTATGATATCTTAATAGCAGATGACACACTTTCAACATATGATTTTTCGTTTGACCAATTTTTTTGTATTCAAGATATTACCCAGACCTCCCAGTATTCCTTACAAGAAATTTTAAATGCTACTAAAAGAAAGGAAACACCATGCGAATTATAA
- a CDS encoding NAD(P)/FAD-dependent oxidoreductase has product MRIIIIGGSHAGIAIAKYLIKFDCHLDIILINDTSNLAFVPSTINFIFEGYSTIDNLTTDRIATKKTLEEMGINIKLNSPVTKIIPTTKTIQFLDNNLYQKELTYDRLILAMGSAKFSLSSFAPIQDNQQLLTYKSPAETIHAYQKIMASKEIAIVGAGLIGMELASSLTRVPNKKIEIFDQMNQPLFRYFDENITHILLKKKPSCVTFTFGKTLHSTTKKDNKVCLSFFDQTKVRADVAIFATNPKPNIAIIPSPIMLDFDNTVMTNSYMQTSDPNIYAIGDLVKVPFSFKVKKAYLPLISIARKTALIAACHIAKLPIPSIKPVQRTIGTKIFDSYLGSTGITSAEASLLNLNVSSVTKSFTHYSSLPQYANFSLTLKIIFDTKSHLLLGAQLITNLHEALHLITLLAQAIVDGKTIEALLFHEQFYAPFLSADTDFISEIVLQALHSFSA; this is encoded by the coding sequence ATGCGAATTATAATCATCGGCGGCTCTCACGCAGGTATTGCAATTGCAAAATATCTCATAAAATTTGATTGTCACCTTGACATAATACTTATAAATGACACCAGTAATTTAGCTTTTGTCCCAAGTACGATTAACTTTATTTTTGAAGGCTATTCTACTATTGACAATCTCACAACAGATAGGATTGCTACAAAAAAAACACTTGAAGAGATGGGGATCAACATCAAGTTAAACAGTCCTGTTACAAAAATTATACCTACTACAAAGACGATTCAATTTTTAGACAACAACTTGTATCAAAAAGAATTAACATATGATCGCCTTATTTTAGCAATGGGTTCAGCTAAGTTTTCATTGTCTTCTTTTGCACCTATACAAGATAATCAACAACTTCTTACTTATAAGTCACCAGCAGAAACCATCCATGCCTATCAAAAAATTATGGCAAGTAAAGAAATTGCCATTGTGGGAGCTGGTCTAATCGGAATGGAATTAGCGAGTAGCTTAACACGTGTACCAAATAAGAAGATTGAAATTTTTGATCAAATGAATCAACCACTTTTTCGTTATTTTGATGAGAATATCACGCACATTCTACTCAAAAAAAAACCGAGCTGTGTTACTTTTACTTTTGGTAAAACTTTACACAGTACAACAAAAAAAGACAATAAAGTTTGCCTCTCTTTTTTTGATCAGACGAAAGTAAGAGCTGATGTCGCTATTTTTGCAACAAATCCCAAACCTAACATTGCCATTATCCCTTCGCCAATTATGCTAGATTTTGATAATACCGTTATGACGAATTCTTATATGCAAACTTCTGATCCAAATATTTACGCCATTGGTGATTTAGTCAAAGTTCCTTTTAGTTTCAAAGTAAAAAAAGCTTACTTGCCACTAATTTCTATTGCAAGAAAAACAGCACTGATTGCTGCGTGTCATATTGCAAAACTTCCGATACCATCTATAAAACCAGTCCAACGAACCATTGGCACTAAAATTTTTGACTCATACTTAGGTAGTACAGGAATTACCTCAGCAGAAGCAAGTCTGTTAAATCTTAATGTATCTTCTGTTACTAAATCATTTACTCACTATTCAAGCTTACCTCAGTATGCTAATTTCAGCCTAACTTTGAAAATTATCTTTGATACCAAGTCGCATTTGCTTTTAGGAGCACAACTGATAACAAATCTTCACGAAGCGCTCCATCTTATTACCCTTTTAGCCCAAGCTATTGTTGATGGAAAAACGATTGAAGCTTTACTTTTTCACGAACAATTTTATGCCCCATTCTTGTCTGCTGACACCGATTTTATTTCGGAGATTGTTTTACAAGCGCTTCATTCTTTTTCCGCTTAG
- a CDS encoding YcjF family protein — translation MKFLRRRNGNEVQNNEVLQEKNNVDDVKVDDAAFQSFFGDVLKKMPHTVAQTIMKTFDSTKEKAEALLGSTRSRFDGVFEDFLKGVDETTKKKSHGIIHMASLSAAIIGLSPIPFSDAFLLVPVQLVMMARLHKIFGQSWSEGIGKSITKELVVVSFGRSAVGNILKFVPVVGTIGGGAVNAVVAMAITESLGWVTVKMLNDGEDIFEQVMSFKGQFNTLFKALQSASKKKIENK, via the coding sequence GTGAAGTTTCTACGCCGCCGAAATGGCAATGAAGTACAAAATAATGAAGTATTACAAGAAAAAAACAATGTAGATGATGTTAAAGTTGATGATGCTGCATTTCAATCTTTTTTTGGTGATGTCTTAAAAAAAATGCCACACACCGTTGCTCAGACAATCATGAAGACTTTTGATAGTACGAAAGAAAAGGCAGAAGCACTCTTAGGAAGTACGCGCAGTCGTTTTGATGGTGTTTTTGAGGATTTTTTAAAAGGTGTCGATGAAACAACCAAAAAAAAATCTCATGGCATAATTCATATGGCTTCTTTGAGTGCGGCGATCATCGGTTTGTCACCAATTCCATTTTCGGATGCGTTTTTATTGGTACCGGTACAATTAGTGATGATGGCGCGGCTTCATAAAATTTTTGGCCAATCTTGGTCAGAGGGGATCGGCAAAAGTATTACAAAAGAATTAGTTGTTGTAAGCTTTGGGCGTAGTGCAGTTGGCAATATTTTGAAATTTGTTCCAGTTGTCGGCACGATCGGTGGTGGAGCAGTCAATGCGGTAGTTGCAATGGCGATTACTGAGTCTTTGGGCTGGGTAACGGTAAAAATGTTAAACGACGGGGAAGATATTTTTGAACAAGTGATGTCTTTTAAAGGGCAGTTTAATACTCTGTTCAAAGCTTTGCAATCTGCTAGTAAAAAGAAAATTGAAAATAAGTAA
- a CDS encoding TetR/AcrR family transcriptional regulator: MVGIKNNRRSQMTKKIIQQEFLQLLQNKALDAITITEIAQAADINRGTFYKYYTDPRDLMNQIETEFFRDVLQRLNTEQPNFDSWLENLLVIFVENRQLATIILLNQTKEQNFNSLLKEIKPASIAHFSAVFDTHNEADLELYFSYFISGALGCIKTWLLQYPKKTPQEIVQILQSSFPVNIAQQLKLNH, encoded by the coding sequence ATGGTTGGTATAAAAAATAATCGCCGCAGTCAAATGACGAAAAAAATTATTCAGCAAGAATTCTTACAACTTTTACAAAATAAAGCATTAGATGCGATTACAATTACAGAAATTGCACAAGCAGCGGATATAAATCGCGGGACTTTTTATAAATATTACACGGACCCAAGAGATTTGATGAATCAGATTGAAACAGAATTTTTTAGAGATGTGTTACAGCGTTTAAATACTGAACAACCAAACTTTGATAGTTGGCTAGAAAATCTTTTGGTCATTTTTGTGGAGAATAGACAGTTAGCTACAATTATTTTATTAAATCAAACTAAAGAACAAAATTTCAACTCATTATTAAAAGAGATAAAGCCTGCTTCTATTGCTCATTTTTCAGCTGTCTTTGATACTCATAATGAAGCAGATTTGGAACTTTATTTTTCCTATTTTATCAGTGGTGCATTAGGCTGTATTAAAACATGGCTGCTTCAATATCCAAAGAAAACTCCCCAAGAGATTGTTCAGATTTTGCAGAGCTCTTTTCCAGTAAATATTGCTCAGCAGTTAAAACTAAATCATTAA